In one Veillonellales bacterium genomic region, the following are encoded:
- a CDS encoding asparaginase: MSEILLHYTRGGKVESIHRGDVAVVDVTGKIIDQIGDPKRPMFWRSAAKPFQLLPFVERGGIEKFHMTDEEVALMASSHSGEAEHVELVQQALAKVGLTTDCLDCGPARPMNSRAAKALMLQKQPYQPVHNPCSGKHTGMLALATMLAVPIEGYTDPKHPVQKMMLAAVAESAGLQPSDVEIGIDGCGVPVFYLPLNHMALAYARLAKPEEGNWGEREAAVRTIRDAMLSHPSVVAGTGRIDTVLMKLTKGRILAKIGAEAVYCLASVPDGIGITFKVEDGSYRAINPVVIGVLNRLGLLSKPEHEALLEQFPPILKNHRGDIIGTVETMF; this comes from the coding sequence ATGAGCGAAATTTTATTGCATTATACCCGCGGCGGTAAAGTGGAAAGCATTCATCGCGGCGATGTGGCGGTAGTAGATGTAACGGGAAAAATTATTGATCAGATCGGCGATCCAAAGCGGCCGATGTTTTGGCGGTCGGCGGCAAAACCATTTCAATTGCTTCCTTTTGTGGAACGGGGAGGTATTGAAAAGTTTCATATGACCGATGAAGAGGTTGCCTTGATGGCTTCTTCCCACAGCGGCGAAGCGGAGCATGTTGAACTGGTGCAGCAGGCTCTGGCCAAAGTCGGACTGACAACCGATTGCTTGGATTGCGGTCCGGCAAGGCCGATGAACAGCCGGGCGGCCAAAGCGCTCATGCTGCAAAAGCAGCCCTATCAGCCGGTGCACAATCCCTGTTCCGGCAAGCACACGGGGATGCTTGCGCTGGCTACTATGCTGGCGGTTCCTATTGAGGGTTACACCGATCCCAAACATCCAGTACAGAAAATGATGCTGGCAGCAGTAGCCGAAAGTGCCGGACTGCAGCCTTCTGATGTGGAAATCGGTATTGACGGCTGCGGCGTGCCTGTATTTTATCTGCCCCTCAACCATATGGCGCTGGCCTACGCCCGCCTTGCCAAACCGGAGGAAGGTAATTGGGGTGAGCGGGAAGCTGCGGTGCGTACGATTCGCGATGCAATGCTGAGCCATCCTAGCGTTGTAGCTGGAACTGGGAGAATCGATACGGTGTTGATGAAGCTGACAAAAGGCCGGATTTTGGCTAAAATTGGTGCCGAGGCAGTCTATTGCCTGGCATCCGTACCGGATGGGATCGGTATTACTTTTAAGGTGGAGGACGGCAGCTACCGAGCGATTAATCCGGTCGTGATCGGTGTGCTGAACCGGCTGGGGCTTTTGTCAAAACCGGAGCATGAAGCCTTGCTGGAGCAATTCCCGCCAATCCTAAAGAATCATCGCGGCGATATTATCGGCACAGTGGAAACCATGTTTTAA
- a CDS encoding ATP-binding protein, translating to MSRSIFSKLLLSHIAVILISTITLGMLMTFLIRQHVVENKRDDLMQKGSFAIALMSPALGEGRMPSDATLKILGDLVGSMMWLSDRDETILAGKPPERWLKKGAPPDVAAKSNELFAGTPQSWVRTSHHQADPSIVIALPVPGMQTPTALFLYAPITGVNKTIDALEQLLFYALLLGIAIAAAVGLFMSRGLTKPIAAISRAAHNFAKGNYESRIHITNDDEIGSLGNTFNNMAASLAHTEQNRRDFLANVSHELKTPVASIQALTEAIQDGLVTTPEQQQRYLNSIVSETHRIDRLIRDLLDMAQLEAGELGIVKEKINLALFLPAELEKQTPLLAEKNLFLDTKLPSFLPAVWADPDRLAQVLLNLLSNAIRYAPANTSIGISIHPDGSSMIAITVSNRGHGIPAADLPYIWDRFYRVEKSRSRKDGGTGLGLAITKKLVVAMGGDISVKSIPEEETTFTFTLPVVLAE from the coding sequence AAGGCAGCTTCGCCATTGCCCTGATGTCCCCCGCCTTAGGAGAAGGCCGAATGCCCTCTGACGCCACACTGAAAATTTTAGGTGATTTAGTCGGCTCCATGATGTGGCTCAGTGACCGGGACGAAACGATTCTGGCAGGAAAGCCGCCCGAAAGGTGGCTGAAAAAAGGAGCCCCCCCGGATGTGGCAGCGAAAAGCAATGAACTGTTTGCCGGCACACCTCAGTCCTGGGTACGCACTTCCCATCATCAAGCCGATCCTTCCATTGTTATTGCCCTGCCTGTCCCGGGAATGCAAACACCAACCGCATTATTTCTATATGCGCCGATTACCGGCGTCAATAAAACCATCGATGCCTTGGAACAATTACTTTTTTATGCCTTGCTGCTGGGAATTGCCATTGCTGCCGCCGTCGGCTTATTTATGTCCCGCGGCCTGACCAAACCCATTGCCGCCATCAGCCGGGCCGCCCATAACTTCGCCAAGGGCAACTACGAAAGCCGCATCCATATCACCAACGATGATGAAATCGGCAGCTTAGGAAATACGTTTAACAACATGGCTGCTTCCCTTGCTCATACGGAGCAAAACCGGCGGGACTTTCTGGCCAATGTATCCCACGAACTCAAAACGCCGGTAGCCTCTATTCAGGCCCTGACCGAAGCCATCCAGGACGGTCTGGTTACCACTCCGGAGCAGCAGCAGCGTTACCTGAATTCCATTGTCAGCGAAACCCACCGTATCGACCGGTTAATCCGTGATCTGCTGGATATGGCCCAACTAGAAGCCGGTGAGCTGGGGATTGTAAAAGAGAAGATTAATCTGGCCCTTTTTCTGCCTGCTGAATTGGAAAAGCAAACCCCTCTCCTGGCAGAAAAAAATCTATTTTTGGACACAAAGCTTCCTTCCTTTTTACCTGCTGTCTGGGCTGACCCGGACCGTCTTGCCCAAGTGCTGCTGAATCTGCTCAGCAACGCGATTCGCTACGCCCCGGCTAACACTTCCATTGGCATCAGCATTCACCCTGACGGCAGCAGCATGATTGCCATCACTGTAAGCAACCGGGGCCACGGCATTCCCGCCGCCGATCTGCCTTATATCTGGGATCGATTTTACCGGGTGGAAAAATCCCGCTCACGCAAGGACGGCGGCACCGGCCTGGGGCTGGCCATTACGAAAAAACTTGTTGTCGCCATGGGCGGCGATATCAGCGTCAAAAGCATTCCGGAGGAAGAAACCACCTTTACCTTTACCCTGCCCGTTGTCCTGGCTGAATAA